In Streptomyces sp. NBC_00704, a genomic segment contains:
- a CDS encoding phosphatase PAP2 family protein has protein sequence MTGRSAHPVLPPVLRGWLGTVAGLAGLSVALLGILYAGGSEPGGVDRRISSPEADGVGPPWRRLALALDFLGEPVGSVLLVAVLVAGCLLLRRPRAAVLTVAGAGAGVAVATLLKHLVGRTIHGDGNLSYPSGHTTFATALALAVALLATGLLGLGRTAGMALVLGFALVAGAAMGWAQVALGAHYPTDALGGFFTALAVVPATGWLVDRAARRPEGGPDDRPDVSLDDRPDASLHGGPDDRPDASLHGGPDDMSGRTSG, from the coding sequence GTGACCGGCCGGTCGGCGCACCCGGTGCTGCCTCCGGTGCTTCGCGGGTGGCTCGGGACGGTCGCGGGACTCGCGGGGCTGTCCGTCGCCCTGCTCGGGATCCTGTACGCCGGCGGCAGCGAGCCCGGCGGGGTGGACAGGCGGATCAGCAGCCCGGAAGCGGACGGCGTGGGTCCGCCGTGGCGGCGTCTCGCGCTCGCCCTGGACTTCCTGGGGGAGCCCGTGGGGTCGGTGCTGCTGGTGGCGGTCCTCGTGGCGGGCTGTCTGCTGCTGCGGCGTCCTCGTGCGGCGGTGCTGACCGTGGCCGGGGCCGGAGCGGGCGTGGCGGTCGCGACGCTGCTCAAGCACCTGGTGGGGCGCACCATCCACGGTGACGGCAACCTCTCCTACCCGAGCGGCCACACCACGTTCGCCACCGCGCTGGCCCTGGCGGTGGCGCTGCTCGCGACCGGCCTTCTCGGCCTCGGCAGAACGGCCGGCATGGCACTCGTGCTCGGCTTCGCGCTGGTCGCCGGCGCCGCGATGGGCTGGGCGCAGGTGGCCCTGGGCGCGCATTACCCGACCGACGCCCTGGGCGGCTTCTTCACCGCGCTGGCGGTGGTACCGGCGACCGGATGGCTCGTCGACCGCGCGGCCCGCCGACCGGAAGGCGGGCCGGATGACAGACCGGACGTGAGCCTGGACGACAGACCGGACGCGAGCCTGCACGGCGGGCCGGACGACAGGCCGGACGCGAGCCTGCACGGGGGGCCGGACGACATGTCAGGCCGGACGTCAGGCTGA
- a CDS encoding glutamate-1-semialdehyde 2,1-aminomutase: MAGSAADADSGELRLPRSRQANERLHAMVPGGAHTYAKGDDQYPENLAPVISHGRGAHVWDVDGNRYIEYGSGLRSVSLGHAHPRVTEAVRRELDRGSNFVRPSIVEVEAAERFLATVPTAEMVKFAKNGSDATTAAVRLARAATGRPRVALCADHPFFSTDDWFIGTTPMAAGIPAATTDLNLSFPYGDLAAAEELLTRHPGDIACLILEPATHTEPPPGYLAGLRDLADRHGCVLIFDEMITGLRWSEAGAQGLYGVVPDLSTFGKALGNGFAVSALAGRRDLMERGGLRHSGERVFLLSTTHGAETHSLAASMAVLATYSEEGVTARLHALGERLAAGVRGAASAMGVGDHVVVRGRASNLVFATLDENLRPSQEYRTLFLRRLLAGGVLAPSFVVSSALTDADIDHTVDAVAQACAVYRKALDTADPTPWLGGRPVKPVFRRTA, from the coding sequence ATCGCGGGCAGCGCTGCCGACGCCGACTCGGGAGAACTCCGCCTGCCCCGGTCGCGGCAGGCCAACGAGCGGCTGCACGCCATGGTCCCCGGAGGCGCGCACACCTACGCCAAGGGCGACGACCAGTACCCGGAGAACCTGGCCCCGGTCATCAGCCACGGCCGCGGCGCCCACGTGTGGGACGTCGACGGGAACCGCTACATCGAGTACGGCTCGGGCCTGCGGTCGGTCAGCCTCGGCCACGCGCACCCGCGGGTGACCGAGGCGGTGCGACGCGAACTCGACCGCGGCAGCAACTTCGTCCGGCCGTCCATCGTGGAGGTCGAGGCCGCCGAACGCTTCCTGGCCACGGTGCCGACCGCCGAGATGGTGAAGTTCGCCAAGAACGGCTCCGACGCCACCACCGCAGCGGTCCGCCTCGCCCGCGCCGCCACCGGACGTCCACGCGTGGCCCTCTGCGCCGACCACCCCTTCTTCTCCACCGACGACTGGTTCATCGGCACCACCCCGATGGCCGCCGGCATCCCGGCGGCCACCACCGACCTGAACCTCTCGTTCCCCTACGGGGACCTGGCCGCCGCGGAAGAACTGCTCACCCGTCACCCGGGTGATATCGCCTGCCTGATCCTCGAACCCGCCACCCACACCGAACCGCCCCCCGGCTACCTCGCCGGCCTGCGCGACCTCGCCGACCGGCACGGCTGCGTCCTGATCTTCGACGAGATGATCACCGGCCTGCGCTGGTCCGAGGCGGGCGCCCAGGGCCTGTACGGCGTCGTCCCGGACCTCTCCACGTTCGGCAAGGCCCTGGGCAACGGGTTCGCCGTCTCCGCGCTCGCCGGACGCCGCGACCTGATGGAGCGGGGCGGACTGCGCCACTCCGGCGAGCGGGTGTTCCTGCTGTCCACCACCCACGGCGCGGAGACACACTCCCTGGCCGCGTCGATGGCGGTGCTGGCCACCTACTCCGAGGAGGGCGTCACCGCACGGCTGCACGCCCTCGGCGAACGGCTGGCCGCGGGAGTCCGCGGGGCCGCGTCCGCCATGGGCGTCGGCGACCACGTCGTGGTCCGGGGCCGCGCCAGCAACCTGGTCTTCGCCACCCTCGACGAGAACCTCCGGCCGTCGCAGGAGTACCGCACCCTGTTCCTGCGCCGACTGCTGGCGGGCGGCGTGCTCGCCCCGTCGTTCGTGGTGAGCAGCGCGCTCACGGACGCCGACATCGACCACACCGTCGACGCGGTGGCCCAGGCGTGCGCGGTCTACCGCAAGGCGCTGGACACCGCCGACCCCACCCCCTGGCTGGGCGGCCGCCCGGTGAAACCGGTCTTCCGCCGCACAGCGTGA
- the rfbC gene encoding dTDP-4-dehydrorhamnose 3,5-epimerase: MKATEVPAIAGAYLFEPTPYADERGFFSRTFDADVVRSAGLDPDAFVQDSLSRSVKGVLRGLHLRSGAGEAKLVRCSYGRVFDAVVDLRPDSPTYRNLATFDLSDDTQLTLYVPAGCAHGFQALTDTADVSYRIDRRHDPAEDVTIAFADPEIAVPWPLPVTSMSRRDREAPSLAEVLKHLHQKEG, from the coding sequence ATGAAAGCCACCGAGGTCCCGGCCATCGCCGGCGCGTACCTGTTCGAGCCGACGCCGTACGCCGACGAACGCGGCTTCTTCAGCCGCACCTTCGACGCCGACGTCGTCCGCTCGGCGGGCCTCGACCCGGACGCCTTCGTCCAGGACAGCCTGTCCCGCTCGGTGAAGGGCGTGCTGCGCGGCCTGCACCTGCGCTCCGGCGCGGGCGAGGCCAAGCTGGTGCGGTGCTCCTACGGGCGGGTCTTCGACGCCGTCGTGGACCTGCGCCCGGACTCGCCGACCTACCGCAACCTCGCCACCTTCGACCTCTCCGACGACACGCAGCTGACCCTGTACGTCCCGGCGGGCTGCGCGCACGGCTTCCAGGCGCTGACCGACACCGCCGACGTCTCCTACCGGATCGACCGCCGGCACGACCCGGCCGAGGACGTGACGATCGCCTTCGCCGACCCGGAGATCGCCGTGCCCTGGCCGCTGCCGGTCACCTCCATGTCCCGGCGGGACCGGGAGGCGCCGAGCCTCGCCGAGGTCCTGAAGCACCTGCACCAGAAGGAAGGCTGA
- a CDS encoding polysaccharide pyruvyl transferase family protein: MTPADAAPVRVGVFGLLGSGNLGNDGSLEAVLGYLRAEHPEAVVDALCGGPEAVTARYGIPATRLHWYRGEYRTASRAGAIAGKGLGKLADVFRTAAWVRRHDVVIVPGMGVLEATLPLRPWGFPYSLFLLCASGRLSGARVALVGVGAAGIGNRATRTLVRWSARLAAYRSYRDAPSREALRAMGVDTSHDEVHPDLAFALPAPPAGAPTEPPGRVCVGVMAFHGGDDDRARAEEIHRRYLDGTIRFVRALAQEGRQVRLLTGDACDAPVVAAILDAVDSPLVTAPETASLADLMRETAAADAVVATRYHNLICALKAGTPTLAVSYAAKSDALMAEMGQGAFCHPAREVDADRLLEQFRTLEKNAADVRRTLAERNLVATERLHHQFAVLTAALFPPPDPHHAQPAHPARESA; the protein is encoded by the coding sequence ATGACACCGGCGGACGCCGCGCCCGTGCGCGTCGGGGTGTTCGGCCTGCTCGGCTCGGGCAACCTCGGCAACGACGGATCGCTGGAGGCCGTCCTCGGATACCTCCGCGCCGAGCACCCGGAGGCCGTCGTGGACGCGCTGTGCGGCGGACCGGAGGCCGTCACCGCCCGGTACGGCATCCCCGCGACGCGGCTGCACTGGTACCGCGGCGAGTACCGGACCGCCTCGCGGGCGGGCGCGATCGCCGGCAAGGGCCTGGGCAAACTCGCCGACGTCTTCCGCACCGCCGCCTGGGTGCGCCGCCATGACGTGGTGATCGTGCCCGGCATGGGCGTCCTGGAGGCCACCCTTCCACTGCGGCCCTGGGGCTTCCCCTACTCCCTGTTCCTGCTCTGCGCGAGCGGCCGGCTGTCGGGCGCCAGGGTCGCGCTGGTCGGCGTCGGCGCCGCCGGGATCGGCAACCGGGCGACCCGCACACTGGTGCGCTGGTCCGCGCGGCTCGCCGCCTACCGGTCCTACCGCGACGCCCCGTCCCGCGAGGCGCTGCGCGCGATGGGCGTGGACACCTCGCACGACGAGGTCCACCCCGACCTCGCCTTCGCCCTGCCGGCGCCGCCGGCGGGCGCGCCCACCGAACCGCCGGGCCGGGTCTGCGTGGGCGTCATGGCCTTCCACGGCGGCGACGACGACCGCGCGCGGGCCGAGGAGATCCACCGGCGCTACCTCGACGGCACGATCCGCTTCGTGCGCGCGCTGGCCCAGGAGGGCAGGCAGGTCCGGCTGCTCACCGGCGACGCCTGCGACGCGCCGGTGGTCGCCGCGATCCTCGACGCCGTGGACTCGCCCCTCGTCACCGCCCCCGAAACGGCGTCGCTCGCCGACCTGATGCGGGAGACGGCCGCCGCCGACGCCGTGGTGGCGACCCGCTACCACAACCTGATCTGCGCGCTGAAGGCCGGCACGCCGACCCTCGCGGTCAGCTACGCGGCCAAGAGCGACGCCCTCATGGCCGAGATGGGGCAGGGCGCGTTCTGCCACCCGGCCCGCGAGGTCGACGCCGACCGGCTGCTGGAGCAGTTCCGGACGCTGGAGAAGAACGCGGCGGACGTCCGGCGGACCCTCGCCGAACGCAACCTGGTCGCCACCGAACGCCTGCACCACCAGTTCGCCGTCCTGACGGCGGCCCTGTTCCCGCCGCCCGACCCCCATCACGCCCAGCCCGCCCACCCCGCCCGGGAGAGCGCATGA
- a CDS encoding glycosyltransferase family 2 protein yields the protein MSDRPRLSIGLPVYNGEEYLAESLDALLGQSYEDFELVVSDNASTDGTEDICRRYAAKDSRIRYLRLPRNIGAAPNHNHVFAECRGELFKWASHDDLYARDLLLRCVEALDERPDVILAHSGQAVIDGDGRVTVPYEYTLATDSPHAPERFRSLLFEPGGDDFYGVMRADVLRRVKPHDSYHHADRTFVAEITLHGPFHQVPELLYFRRDHPTRAERANPSKRSRCVNLDPRRAGPLHPTPRLLAEYVWGFASAIRRAPLSPADRRACYRHLAAWLTSRSRPGAGERVEDRAPVVPEGLAVSVDALVPGREGRRT from the coding sequence ATGAGCGACCGTCCCAGGCTGAGCATCGGCCTGCCCGTGTACAACGGCGAGGAGTACCTGGCCGAGTCCCTCGACGCCCTGCTCGGCCAGAGCTACGAGGACTTCGAGCTGGTCGTCTCCGACAACGCCTCCACCGACGGCACCGAGGACATCTGCCGCCGGTACGCGGCGAAGGACTCGCGCATCCGGTACCTCCGGCTGCCCCGCAACATCGGCGCCGCCCCCAACCACAACCACGTGTTCGCCGAATGCCGGGGCGAACTGTTCAAATGGGCCTCGCACGACGACCTGTACGCCCGGGACCTGCTGCTGCGCTGCGTCGAGGCGCTGGACGAACGGCCCGACGTGATCCTCGCGCACAGCGGCCAGGCGGTCATCGACGGCGACGGCCGGGTGACGGTCCCCTACGAGTACACCCTCGCCACCGACTCGCCGCACGCGCCGGAGCGCTTCCGCAGCCTGCTCTTCGAACCCGGCGGCGACGACTTCTACGGGGTGATGCGCGCCGACGTGCTGCGCCGGGTGAAGCCGCACGACAGCTACCACCACGCGGACCGCACGTTCGTCGCCGAGATCACCCTGCACGGCCCCTTCCACCAGGTCCCGGAGCTGCTGTACTTCCGCCGCGACCACCCCACCCGCGCCGAGCGGGCGAACCCCTCCAAGCGCTCCCGCTGCGTCAACCTGGACCCGCGCCGGGCAGGCCCCCTGCACCCGACGCCCCGGCTGCTCGCCGAGTACGTGTGGGGCTTCGCCTCGGCGATCCGGCGGGCGCCGCTGTCGCCCGCCGACCGGCGCGCCTGCTACCGCCACCTGGCCGCATGGCTGACCAGTCGCTCCCGGCCGGGCGCCGGCGAACGGGTCGAGGACCGCGCCCCGGTCGTCCCCGAGGGACTCGCCGTGTCCGTGGACGCCCTCGTCCCCGGCCGCGAGGGGAGGCGGACATGA
- a CDS encoding DUF4910 domain-containing protein, which produces MTAPGDEMHALVRRMYPLCRSITGDGVRATLDIVGEYLPLTVHEVPTGTRVLDWTVPQEWNIRDAYIADAAGRRVVDFAASSLHVLGYSVPVSARMPLAELREHLHTLPEHPSWVPYRTSYYQPQWGFCLSQETLDAMPDGEYEVCVDSTLADGHLTYAEHVVPGEVTDEVIVSCHVCHPSLANDNLAGVAVAVFLARALAERRPHYTYRFIFAPGTIGAVTWLARNAERVERVRHGLVLACAGDRGRLTYKQSRRGDAEIDRVLRHVLASSERPHDIKEFTPYGYDERQYCSPGFDLGVGSLSRTPYAGYPEYHTSADDPDFVTPEAMADTLAVCREAFAVLDRNRRYVNLSPYGEPQLGRRGLYDSLGGRSDAKQAQLAMLWVLSLSDGEHTLLDVAERSGLPFDAVAAAADALRDAELIKA; this is translated from the coding sequence ATGACCGCGCCCGGCGACGAGATGCACGCGCTGGTGCGGCGGATGTACCCGCTGTGCCGCAGCATCACCGGCGACGGGGTGCGCGCCACCCTGGACATCGTCGGCGAGTACCTGCCGCTGACGGTGCACGAGGTGCCGACCGGAACCCGGGTCCTCGACTGGACGGTGCCGCAGGAGTGGAACATCCGCGACGCGTACATCGCCGACGCCGCCGGGAGGCGCGTCGTCGACTTCGCCGCGTCCAGCCTGCACGTGCTCGGCTACAGCGTGCCGGTGTCGGCGAGGATGCCGCTCGCCGAGCTGCGCGAGCACCTGCACACCCTGCCGGAGCACCCGTCCTGGGTGCCCTACCGCACCAGCTACTACCAGCCGCAGTGGGGGTTCTGCCTGTCCCAGGAGACCCTGGACGCGATGCCGGACGGCGAGTACGAGGTGTGCGTCGACTCCACGCTCGCCGACGGCCACCTCACCTACGCCGAGCACGTGGTCCCCGGCGAGGTCACCGACGAGGTGATCGTCTCCTGCCACGTCTGCCACCCGTCGCTGGCCAACGACAACCTGGCCGGCGTCGCGGTGGCGGTGTTCCTCGCACGGGCGCTGGCCGAGCGGAGGCCGCACTACACCTACCGGTTCATCTTCGCGCCCGGCACCATCGGCGCGGTCACCTGGCTGGCCCGCAACGCGGAGCGGGTGGAGCGGGTCAGGCACGGCCTCGTGCTGGCCTGCGCCGGCGACCGGGGGCGTCTGACGTACAAGCAGAGCAGGCGCGGCGACGCGGAGATCGACCGGGTGCTGCGCCATGTGCTGGCCTCCTCCGAACGCCCCCACGACATCAAGGAGTTCACCCCCTACGGCTACGACGAGCGGCAGTACTGCTCCCCCGGGTTCGACCTCGGCGTGGGCTCGCTCAGCCGGACCCCCTACGCCGGCTACCCCGAGTACCACACCTCGGCCGACGACCCGGACTTCGTCACGCCCGAGGCGATGGCGGACACCCTGGCCGTGTGCCGCGAGGCGTTCGCCGTCCTCGACCGCAACCGCAGGTACGTCAACCTCAGCCCCTACGGCGAACCGCAGCTGGGCCGGCGCGGGCTCTACGACTCGCTCGGCGGCCGCAGCGACGCCAAGCAGGCCCAGCTGGCCATGCTGTGGGTGCTCAGCCTCTCCGACGGCGAGCACACGCTGCTGGACGTCGCCGAACGGTCCGGGCTGCCGTTCGACGCCGTCGCCGCCGCGGCCGACGCGCTGCGCGACGCCGAGCTGATCAAGGCGTGA
- a CDS encoding NAD-dependent epimerase/dehydratase family protein: MRVLLTGHQGYLGTVMAPVLAAAGHEVVGLDAGLFADCVLGPEPADPDGHRVDLRDVTAEHVAGVDAVIHLAALSNDPLGSLAPELTYDINHRASVRLARLARDAGARRFLYASTCSVYGAAGGDELVAEDAPLRPVTPYAESKVRVEDDVHALADGDFSPVYMRNATAFGYSPRLRADIVLNNLVGHALLSGEVLVLSDGTPWRPLVHAADIARAFAAALTAPREAVHDRAFNIGSEVNNVTVAEIAGQVAEAVPGSEVVITGENGADPRSYRVDFSRFRAAVPGFDCEWTVKRGALELADAYRTHGLTREAFEQRFTRLAVLRTASEAGSVDDTLRWRR, from the coding sequence GTGCGCGTACTGCTGACGGGACACCAGGGCTACCTGGGCACCGTGATGGCCCCCGTGCTCGCCGCCGCGGGACACGAGGTCGTCGGTCTCGACGCCGGCCTGTTCGCCGACTGCGTCCTGGGGCCGGAGCCCGCCGACCCCGACGGCCACCGGGTGGACCTGCGCGACGTCACGGCCGAACACGTGGCCGGCGTGGACGCCGTGATCCACCTGGCCGCGCTCTCCAACGACCCGCTGGGATCGCTGGCGCCGGAGCTGACCTACGACATCAACCACCGGGCGTCGGTGCGGCTGGCCCGGCTGGCCCGCGACGCCGGGGCGCGGCGCTTCCTGTACGCGTCGACCTGCTCGGTGTACGGCGCCGCCGGCGGCGACGAACTCGTGGCCGAGGACGCCCCGTTGCGCCCGGTGACCCCGTACGCGGAGTCGAAGGTGCGGGTGGAGGACGACGTGCACGCCCTCGCCGACGGCGACTTCAGCCCGGTGTACATGCGCAACGCCACCGCCTTCGGGTACTCGCCCCGGCTGCGCGCCGACATCGTGCTCAACAACCTGGTGGGGCACGCCCTGCTGTCCGGCGAGGTCCTGGTCCTCTCCGACGGCACGCCCTGGCGCCCGCTCGTGCACGCCGCCGACATCGCGCGCGCCTTCGCGGCCGCGCTGACCGCGCCCCGCGAGGCGGTGCACGACCGGGCGTTCAACATCGGCAGCGAGGTCAACAACGTCACCGTCGCCGAGATCGCCGGGCAGGTCGCCGAGGCGGTGCCCGGCTCCGAGGTGGTGATCACCGGGGAGAACGGCGCCGATCCGCGGTCCTACCGGGTGGACTTCTCCCGGTTCCGCGCCGCCGTCCCCGGCTTCGACTGCGAGTGGACGGTCAAGCGCGGCGCGCTCGAACTCGCCGACGCCTACCGCACCCACGGACTGACCCGGGAGGCCTTCGAGCAGCGCTTCACCCGGCTGGCCGTGCTGCGCACGGCGTCCGAGGCCGGCTCTGTCGACGACACCCTGCGGTGGCGCCGATGA
- a CDS encoding PIG-L deacetylase family protein, with translation MIRLGAGRPDRIVAVGAHCDDIAIGAGGTLLTLCRARPGVRVDALVLSGGGTEREQEEQAALAAFCPGADLRLTVHKLPDGRLPVHWDEAKAAVEELRARTEPDLILAPRTDDAHQDHRGLAQLVPTAFRDHLVLGYEIVKWDGDLGRPTAYQPLPDGVAEQKVRLLQEHYPSQRHRPWYDREAFLGLARIRGIECHARYAEAFAVTKLTLDLGE, from the coding sequence GTGATACGTCTCGGGGCCGGGCGCCCCGACCGGATCGTCGCCGTGGGCGCGCACTGCGACGACATCGCCATCGGCGCCGGCGGCACGCTGCTGACACTGTGCCGGGCCCGGCCGGGCGTCCGCGTCGACGCGCTGGTGCTCTCCGGTGGCGGAACCGAGCGCGAGCAGGAGGAACAGGCCGCGCTCGCCGCGTTCTGCCCCGGCGCCGACCTGCGCCTGACCGTGCACAAGCTGCCCGACGGCCGGCTGCCCGTGCACTGGGACGAGGCCAAGGCCGCCGTCGAGGAACTGCGCGCCCGGACCGAGCCGGACCTGATCCTCGCCCCGCGCACCGACGACGCGCACCAGGACCACCGCGGCCTGGCCCAGCTCGTTCCCACCGCGTTCCGCGACCACCTCGTGCTCGGCTACGAGATCGTCAAGTGGGACGGCGACCTCGGGCGCCCCACGGCCTACCAGCCGCTCCCGGACGGGGTCGCCGAGCAGAAGGTGCGGCTGCTTCAGGAGCACTACCCCTCGCAGCGGCACCGGCCCTGGTACGACCGGGAGGCCTTCCTCGGGCTGGCCCGGATCCGCGGCATCGAATGCCACGCGCGCTACGCCGAGGCGTTCGCCGTCACCAAACTCACTCTCGATCTGGGGGAATGA
- a CDS encoding glucose-1-phosphate cytidylyltransferase: MKVVLFCGGYGMRMRSGAADDVPKPMAMVGPRPLIWHVMRYYAYYGHTEFILCLGYGAHHIKNFFLTYEETTSNDFVLRGGRTELLSTDISDWTITFAQTGIESPIGERLRRVREHLDGDDMFLANYADVLTDAPLPQMIDSFARRDAGASMMVVPPQSSFHCVDLGEDGLVGGITAVSELPLWENGGYFVLRQEVFDHIPEGGDLVADGCAQLAKRGRLVAHRHRGFWKPTDTVKERAALDEAYARGDRPWAVWEHDGAPAPAPARTA; the protein is encoded by the coding sequence ATGAAGGTCGTCCTGTTCTGCGGCGGTTACGGGATGCGGATGCGCAGCGGCGCCGCCGACGACGTCCCCAAGCCGATGGCGATGGTCGGCCCCCGGCCGCTGATCTGGCACGTCATGCGCTACTACGCGTACTACGGGCACACGGAGTTCATCCTGTGCCTGGGCTACGGGGCCCACCACATCAAGAACTTCTTCCTCACCTACGAGGAGACGACGTCCAACGACTTCGTGCTGCGGGGCGGACGGACCGAGCTGCTGTCCACCGACATCTCGGACTGGACGATCACGTTCGCGCAGACCGGCATCGAGTCGCCGATCGGGGAACGGCTGCGCCGGGTGCGCGAACACCTGGACGGCGACGACATGTTCCTCGCCAACTACGCCGACGTCCTCACCGACGCCCCGCTGCCGCAGATGATCGACTCCTTCGCGCGGCGCGACGCCGGCGCGTCGATGATGGTGGTGCCGCCGCAGTCCTCGTTCCACTGCGTGGACCTGGGCGAGGACGGCCTGGTGGGCGGCATCACCGCGGTGAGCGAACTGCCCCTGTGGGAGAACGGCGGCTACTTCGTCCTGCGCCAGGAGGTCTTCGACCACATCCCGGAGGGCGGCGACCTGGTCGCCGACGGCTGCGCCCAGCTCGCCAAGCGCGGACGGCTGGTGGCGCACCGGCACCGCGGGTTCTGGAAGCCGACCGACACCGTCAAGGAACGGGCCGCGCTCGACGAGGCGTACGCCCGGGGCGACCGGCCGTGGGCCGTGTGGGAACACGACGGCGCCCCGGCGCCCGCCCCGGCGAGGACCGCGTGA